A segment of the Corylus avellana chromosome ca2, CavTom2PMs-1.0 genome:
ATGGAACACATGTACCCAATTAGGTTGTAATTTGCAGCATGTAATCACATGTACATAGGCCCATAGGATCATCACCACATCTATTCTACTACCCCACTGCTAACCACGTGAAGCCAACTGTTTATAACCATAGAAATTTCCATGGTCTCCCTAAATAAAACCGCTAATATGTATCAACCTATAAACAAACAATAGGGTTGTACATgttagggtttttcaaatttttactgtTCAGATGATATTTATCACGTCaatcattaaataatttaagTAATATTAATTACACAATGATCACGTAATAAGCCCAACATaacataaaaatgtaatttttattattacttattCAATTCCGAGTAATACTATATACCATACCAATATCTCATCACTATTTCACTATTTTCATTATACTTAAGCGGTATTAATTCCTTATCCAccttatgatttttttcttttcttttcttttaacaagGGCTGATATGAAAGGTGGATTTTCAGTATATTTCAGTATAATGGAATAGCTCTCTTCAATTTATCTGTCAAATTttgatgtttaattttttaataacggTATCTAGCTACCACTAATTCACAAGGTTGATATGACGGTCTCGACtttcaactaatttttaaattttctttttgaatttaacAAAGAAATTACATTATTCCACATAGTTGTTAGTTGAAATAAactatgaaataaaaatataatttcaaattaacCTTCCTCTTAATTTTTCCACCATTAAAACACTGAcacgtgtttttttaattaaaaaaaaaaagtaaaaactgaAATCTATCAAGAACATTTTCCAAGAAACAATGTATGATTTCAGCGAAAAAAGATGAGCCCCATGAACCGCAGTGTACTTGAATTCCTCATGGTGAAGTCttcttaaaatacttttttttaaaaaaaatcacagcaTGCACATCTACGTTCCTTTTACAAGGCAAGCACAGGAGGGCACTATGAACGGCGTAGGTCCATCCACGTGTTTCCAACCACGTCTGCACCTTAGGGGCTAAGCAACTCTCTCTCCTCCCTTATTTCCTTGCTTCGTCCTCCTCCTATAAAAATTGAGTAGTCAGCAAAGCTGCATAATGCTATAGCTTTGCCACCACTCCTACGCCCCCACACAGCACATATCAATCAAATACAAAAACTCTCTCTTGGCCCATTCAAATTATCTCAAGTAATTTTGattattaatctttttattcCTGTTATAATTATTGTTCCTGCCTGCTACAGGGATTATTATTGAAGCCGTAGATTTATAGGCTGTAGCTATAATAGAGTGGTTTGATAAAAGAGAGAGACTATCTCAAAGACATGCTTGCTTCTCACCACCTTCCTAGCTATTACCTTGCATCCAACACAATTTTTCACTTGGAGCAGCAAACTGTTTGGTTTATAAGTAGCAATCTCATCCTTTTGCTTTTCTCCAGATTGATCTCTCTTCTTGCTCCTCGATCCAagggctagctagctagatcgtactttttttgtttgtttgtttgttagaAGAAGATCATCTTTGCTTGTTTTGGTTTTGAGATTTCAAGAGATGGGGTTGAGTTCTAAGCAGGTTTCTAGTGATGGGCTTGACTGGAGCCAGAACTTGTTACAGGAGCTGCCAAAGGCTCCTCCTCCAATGAGGCGGCAACAGCAGCAAAATCAGCAGCAGCAATCCGAGCCATTGAAGTGTCCAAGGTGTGATTCTGCGAACACCAAGTTCTGTTACTACAACAACTACAACAAATCCCAGCCTCGGCATTTTTGCAGGGCTTGTAAAAGGCACTGGACTAAGGGCGGAACTCTGCGCAACGTTCCTGTTGGTGGCGGCCGCAAGAATAAGAGGATTAAAAAGTCCACCGCTGCTGCGCCATCTGCCACCACCAGCACCAGCACCAGCAATACCCTGTTGGCAATCCAAGGTCAGCAGCAGCAGAGGCAGAGTCTTCCTGTTTCGCTTGGCGATCAAAGATGCATGTCTGAAATTCTCTACCAGTCGTTGCTTCATCCGCCGTCTTCTCTGCCACAGAAGAATTTGATCAACTCtgccaacaacaacaacaactgtTTGGGTTCAACTCTGCCTCATCTTCCTCTAGACCAAACCCTGCAGTTTCCCTTCTCAAGCTCAAGCTCTTTTAACACAAACCCATTATTCTCAGTTTCATCTTCTTTCCCCTCCTCCAACGTTTATAATTACTCTGAAGAAATCAACACCAAGGAGGCACAGGAGCCAACCATTACCACAAGCAGCAGCACTGCCACTCAGCCATGGCAAATacccacaacaacaacaaccaccgGCATGGACATGTCAACTTACTGGAATTGGGAAGATATGGACCCCTTCGCCTCCACTGATCTCAATCTACCTTGGGATGATTCTGAAATCAAACCATAAAggagtttaattaattaaccatgtTAGCAGCAGTGTCTATATAAGTATGCAATTTCAATGTGGTGTTTTTGTGTGATAAGAGTACTTGGTTCTCTTTCAATGTCACAGttgttattaatattattttttttttcgtctaaTTCCAGGTGATCATAAACTCTATAGACTAtagtctctctctcaatatgcAAGTGCTATAGAGAGATGTAGACTGTTTGAAGTTGTCCTTTTTAGTTTCAGCTTCAGGCTAAGGTGTCCATCTGTAACTCTTTTCCTCCGAATCCGATGGAATAGTATCCTGTGTATGTATGACAGCTTAGTTTCGATCTTCGCCATAGATGGTTGTTAGAATTCTGGGTGTTTTATGATGAGGATGATCAGAGTAATAGGGTCTCCGGCCAGCAGGACTGATTTAATTTGAATGATATTGGATGTTGGTTTGTTTGCTCATGATTCATGACCACTTGTTGAGAATCATTCTTTCCTCCTTGTCTTGATGGTGTTTTGGTTGTAAAGTagttctttatatatatatatatatataatatataatatatgtatagtGTTTTGCTATAGAATCATATTAATGTGGTTTTGAAATCTCTGTCATGGCTCCTCACCTCCCCTTCCAGGTTAACTGAGCATGTGCATTTTGGGGACCACCATTCCAAGGTGTGTTCCTCTgtccttatattattattagacATAGGGTTCAATGGTTAAGCCCCCTCATTGGGTGAACTTGAGCCATAAGGTTTTCATATTATATTGAATTCCACCGGCGGCCGGAATAGAATTTTAGGTGAGGgggaactttttttttgtttttcttttgaaaaagaagGCTATTTGGGgggagtaaaaataaaaaaataaaaaaaattaaagggtatatctcataataataataaaaaaaaaaaaacataaaatttagaggaaatttctgaAATATCCGCGGGTAGTACCCCAAAGCTTGTGAGTGGTTCTTCCCCCTTAATTCAACCTATCCAACCCCACTTTAGTTTTGAAGTAAAatgttttatgaatttttttttttcctaattttgaGTGTTTAGCGTACCCAAAATATTGGTTAACTTAAAAGTATATTTAGTTGACCAAAGAAAACAACCTTCATGTGGTGTAAAATTGTTTATATTGAAGGAATTGGTCTTGCTCACAAGAGCCATCTCACAATTGTTTGTCCAAATTGCAAGTAAAATGAGTAAGCAATTGTACTAGATCTTAATCTTACACTTGAAGGCCTTCTATTTAGACTATTCCTGCACCCTCTTTGGCCATATTTGGCAGTGGTTCGTTCGCCCCTATGGAAACTACCccaaatgaggaaaaaaaaaaaaaaaaaattaaggggatgACCGAACCACCCCTTGCCCATATGGGGGTGTTTCAGCCAACCCTTAGATAGGTACGTAAGAGGGGTGGTCGGCCcaattcaactttttttttttttttggtttcatttcaatttttagcttttccttttttttttttttttttgaatttatatgaatattttttttttattaaaatattttttaaggttattttttatctttttgctagcatTATAGTTTTTGCTAGTTTGGAAAGACCTCTAGTTTAGAAGAAACATTAACAATTAAGTGGCAATTTGGGAAAATAGGTGGCCCAAGACATTAAGCAAATAGaattaatataatcatttatTACCTGAATTATAGCTTAAGCAAATATTGTTAGAATTTTGACCAAAGTCAAAGTCCGTTATCACGCGGACCCTCGCTCCACACGCCTACGCATACGCTCGCTCCACACGCATACGCTTGTAAAAAATATGGATTTTTTCACTCTAGTCAAATATCATATAacttcttacaaaaaaaaaaatatcatataacTAACAAATGGCCTTAGCCGGCCCTTAGGGTTTCCTCTACTGTTAGGGttatttttttaggtaaaatagtgtttgaaaaatattttttacatttGGTTTAAccgaaaataatatttaaactaaaaataaataaaaattggtttcgacaaaaaaacttctttagttTTAGAAAATAGTTtcggtttttaaattttgtaaatcaagtttgagtttctcattttAAAATCGTCAGACTAACACTAGAGTTCGCGAGGCCTTCGCTGAGAGTTGCCGGACGCGaaaaaatgcctaaaaataCCTTTGCCGATAGTTGGAATCATTTCTCTCAAGCAACATCCATGGGAAAGGTAGAATTCTCATTACCTGCTTAATTTGATTCAACTTTGTGAGGCACAGATCATCGAGAGATTCGTAATCTAATAAACTTCAAGTGATGTTTGGACATTACTCCAAAGGGTTTTGGGTGGATTAATTTTATagttattattcattttatttatttttcttaaacgCAGGACTCAACGCTCACGTGCACATGGTGCACTCATAACAAATCTCTCATTATGTGTGAGTTTCTTCTACGTTAGCCTGACTCTTCATCATATGtgaattttttacaaattcaattgtGTCCCAAGTACAAGAGTTGTTGCACCAATTTTAGGAAAGCCAAATACAACTTTACTCCAAGAGCCATCAATACTCTTTATCAGAGCCGAACCAAACGATGAACTatagctcta
Coding sequences within it:
- the LOC132171202 gene encoding dof zinc finger protein DOF1.4-like; the protein is MGLSSKQVSSDGLDWSQNLLQELPKAPPPMRRQQQQNQQQQSEPLKCPRCDSANTKFCYYNNYNKSQPRHFCRACKRHWTKGGTLRNVPVGGGRKNKRIKKSTAAAPSATTSTSTSNTLLAIQGQQQQRQSLPVSLGDQRCMSEILYQSLLHPPSSLPQKNLINSANNNNNCLGSTLPHLPLDQTLQFPFSSSSSFNTNPLFSVSSSFPSSNVYNYSEEINTKEAQEPTITTSSSTATQPWQIPTTTTTTGMDMSTYWNWEDMDPFASTDLNLPWDDSEIKP